A genomic window from Massilia sp. METH4 includes:
- a CDS encoding TolC family outer membrane protein, translating to MQTIRRLFDRRVLAASVIAAGFAAGQDAGALTLMQAYQAALQSDPQYRTALAENAQGVEYRNLGRAGLLPQVSASYSRSKNWADLIQHQRGVELPSEPRYISGTVALQLRQPLFNMDAWARWKQGQAQSNASAATFSVRAQELVLRVVQAYTDALFATEQLRLATAQRDALAEQRKVNDRLFEKGEGTRTDMLETQARLDAAEAAVLEAEDNLATARATLAGIVGQEPGELDMLAPNFRIVPLGEGGFDTWKSVALANNPALLTRTFNVEVAHQEVNKAKAGHAPRLDVVATLNKANAETLNTYTQESTSRVLGVQLTVPLYQGGYVNASTRQAVAGEERAKSELDAERDRILVELRKQYSAVVSGVTRIRALEKAVESGKLLMTATEQSIKGGVRINLDLLNARQQLFASERDLAQARYNYLLALLRLRAAAGMLGPDDVREIALYFR from the coding sequence GTGCAGACGATCCGACGACTGTTCGATCGCCGCGTGCTGGCGGCCAGCGTGATCGCGGCAGGCTTCGCCGCCGGCCAGGATGCGGGGGCGCTGACGCTGATGCAGGCCTACCAGGCGGCATTGCAGAGCGACCCCCAATATCGCACCGCGCTGGCCGAGAATGCCCAGGGCGTGGAATATCGCAATCTCGGCCGCGCCGGCTTGCTGCCGCAGGTCTCGGCCAGCTACAGCCGCAGCAAGAACTGGGCGGACCTGATCCAGCACCAGCGCGGCGTGGAACTCCCCAGCGAGCCGCGCTACATCTCGGGCACCGTCGCCCTCCAGCTTCGCCAGCCCCTGTTCAATATGGATGCCTGGGCGCGCTGGAAGCAGGGCCAGGCCCAGAGCAATGCGTCGGCGGCCACCTTCAGCGTGCGCGCCCAGGAGCTGGTGCTGCGCGTGGTACAGGCTTACACCGATGCGCTGTTCGCCACCGAGCAGTTGCGCCTCGCCACGGCGCAGCGCGATGCGCTCGCCGAGCAGCGCAAGGTCAACGACCGGCTGTTCGAAAAAGGCGAGGGCACCCGCACCGACATGCTGGAAACCCAGGCCCGCCTCGACGCGGCCGAGGCGGCCGTGCTGGAAGCGGAAGACAACCTGGCCACGGCGCGCGCCACGCTGGCCGGCATCGTCGGGCAGGAGCCCGGCGAGCTCGACATGCTGGCGCCGAACTTTCGCATCGTGCCGCTGGGCGAAGGAGGATTCGACACCTGGAAGAGCGTGGCGCTGGCCAACAACCCGGCGCTGCTGACGCGCACCTTCAACGTCGAGGTCGCGCACCAGGAAGTGAACAAGGCGAAGGCCGGCCACGCGCCGCGCCTGGACGTGGTGGCCACGCTCAACAAGGCGAATGCCGAGACGCTGAACACGTACACGCAGGAATCGACGTCGCGCGTGCTGGGAGTGCAGTTGACGGTGCCGCTGTACCAGGGCGGTTACGTAAACGCCAGCACGCGCCAGGCGGTGGCTGGGGAAGAGCGCGCCAAGTCCGAGCTCGACGCCGAGCGCGACCGCATCCTCGTCGAATTACGCAAGCAGTACAGTGCCGTCGTCAGCGGCGTCACGCGCATTCGGGCGCTGGAGAAAGCGGTCGAGTCGGGCAAGCTGCTGATGACGGCGACCGAGCAGAGCATCAAGGGCGGCGTGCGCATCAATCTCGACTTGCTCAATGCCCGTCAACAGCTGTTTGCCAGCGAACGCGACCTGGCCCAGGCCCGCTACAACTACCTGCTGGCGCTCTTGCGGCTGCGCGCCGCCGCCGGCATGCTGGGGCCGGACGACGTGCGCGAGATCGCGCTGTATTTCCGCTGA
- a CDS encoding type I secretion system permease/ATPase: MKNQFFKPKNEIEQVLHTLKRAFLTVGMFSAISNLLMLAPSIYMLQVYDRVLSSRNEYTLLMLTLLMLGAYVVISLLELMRSFVLIRVGAKFDLELNRRVYTAAFEQNLKRSGVPAGQALTDLTNIRQFLTGNALFAFFDAPWFPIYLLVIFFFEPSLGFFALAGTVILVALAFLNERVTRQPLAEANTLAIASSGIATNNLRNAEVIESMGMLPNLMGRWFKLHGKFLRTQADASEKAGKVQAMTKFVQLTQQSLVLGFGALLVLENKMTPGMMIAASILVGRALSPVQQVIGVWKSWSSTRSAYDRLCELLANNPQRSVGMELPQPTGNLTVEQVTAAPPGATVAVLRGVSFGIVAGDVLGIVGPSGSGKSTLARLLVGVWPAAMGKVRLDGADIYQWNKAELGPHLGYLPQDIELFAGTVSENIARFGEVDAEKVVLAAKRAGVHDMILHLPKGYDTMLGDGGAGLSGGQKQRLGLARAMYGDPAVIVLDEPNSNLDDVGEQALLAAVNDLRQRGKTIVLITHRTSAIGITNKLLLLRDGAAEMFGPTSQVLQALQQKQQQQIQQAQAAKAQAAQAAQAQAAQAQARTAQAAQAQAQGAPSAQPAQAQSAPSAQPAQQGGATAPAAGAVPVEAGPATSEQGKA; encoded by the coding sequence ATGAAAAACCAATTCTTCAAGCCGAAAAACGAGATCGAACAGGTCTTGCATACGCTCAAGCGGGCGTTCCTGACCGTGGGCATGTTCAGCGCCATCAGCAACCTGCTGATGCTGGCGCCATCGATCTACATGCTGCAGGTGTACGACCGCGTGCTCAGCAGCCGCAACGAATACACGCTGTTGATGCTGACCCTGCTGATGCTGGGTGCCTACGTTGTCATTTCGCTGCTGGAACTGATGCGCAGTTTCGTGCTGATCCGCGTCGGCGCGAAATTCGACCTGGAGCTGAACCGCCGCGTGTACACGGCGGCTTTCGAGCAGAACCTGAAGCGCTCGGGCGTGCCGGCCGGGCAGGCATTGACGGACTTGACCAATATCCGCCAGTTCCTGACCGGTAACGCGCTGTTCGCCTTCTTCGACGCGCCCTGGTTCCCCATCTACCTGCTGGTGATCTTCTTCTTCGAACCGTCGCTGGGCTTCTTCGCGCTGGCCGGCACGGTGATCCTCGTGGCGCTGGCCTTCCTCAACGAGCGCGTCACGCGCCAGCCGCTGGCCGAGGCGAACACGCTGGCCATCGCTTCCAGCGGCATCGCCACGAACAACCTGCGCAATGCCGAGGTGATCGAATCGATGGGCATGCTGCCCAACCTGATGGGCCGCTGGTTCAAGCTGCATGGCAAGTTCCTGCGCACCCAGGCCGATGCCAGCGAAAAGGCCGGCAAGGTGCAGGCAATGACCAAGTTCGTGCAGTTGACGCAGCAGTCGCTGGTGCTGGGCTTTGGCGCCCTGCTGGTGCTGGAGAACAAGATGACGCCAGGGATGATGATCGCGGCCTCGATCCTCGTGGGTCGCGCGCTGAGCCCCGTGCAGCAGGTGATCGGCGTGTGGAAGAGCTGGAGCAGCACCCGCAGCGCCTACGACCGCCTGTGCGAGCTGCTGGCCAACAATCCGCAGCGCTCGGTGGGCATGGAATTGCCCCAGCCGACCGGCAACCTCACGGTCGAGCAGGTCACGGCCGCGCCGCCGGGCGCCACCGTGGCCGTGCTGCGCGGCGTGTCGTTCGGCATTGTCGCCGGCGACGTGCTGGGCATCGTGGGGCCGAGCGGTTCCGGCAAGTCCACCCTGGCGCGCCTGCTGGTCGGCGTGTGGCCGGCCGCCATGGGCAAGGTGCGCCTCGACGGGGCGGACATCTACCAGTGGAACAAGGCCGAGCTGGGCCCGCACCTGGGCTACCTGCCCCAGGATATCGAATTGTTTGCCGGCACGGTCAGCGAAAATATCGCCCGTTTCGGTGAAGTGGACGCGGAAAAAGTGGTGCTGGCGGCCAAGCGCGCCGGTGTGCACGACATGATCCTGCACCTGCCGAAGGGCTACGACACGATGCTGGGCGACGGTGGCGCCGGCCTTTCCGGCGGCCAGAAGCAGCGCCTCGGCCTGGCGCGCGCGATGTACGGCGACCCCGCCGTAATCGTGCTGGATGAACCGAACTCCAACCTGGACGACGTGGGCGAACAGGCGCTGCTGGCCGCCGTCAACGACCTGCGCCAGCGCGGCAAGACCATCGTGCTGATCACGCACCGCACCAGCGCGATCGGCATCACCAACAAGCTGCTGCTGTTGCGCGACGGCGCGGCGGAAATGTTCGGCCCCACCAGCCAGGTGTTGCAGGCCCTGCAGCAGAAACAGCAGCAGCAGATCCAGCAAGCCCAGGCCGCCAAGGCGCAGGCGGCACAGGCGGCGCAGGCCCAGGCGGCACAGGCCCAGGCACGGACCGCACAGGCCGCCCAGGCACAGGCGCAAGGCGCGCCATCGGCACAGCCGGCACAGGCCCAGTCCGCGCCGTCGGCACAGCCGGCCCAGCAGGGCGGGGCCACGGCACCGGCTGCGGGTGCCGTCCCGGTCGAAGCAGGCCCGGCAACATCGGAACAGGGTAAGGCATGA
- a CDS encoding tetratricopeptide repeat protein yields the protein MKAGLAASALCCILAGPVAAQGGGGTVDAMYRDALRAIAEGRNTDASDTLRTVVALDPLHAGAWLDLALVQCELGRADEAERLFAAILRRFDPPPGILQLIGEARSRGCTRWRPRSYTAVQIGRGIDQNVNQGTSNPLYDVGDGSEASLQSALSSEFLPRHDQYTALSVDTMRDLTPNGTLGYVQLQSRRHDRMRDYDSTALFLGAETPWRRGRWTMRASVQGGFVTLGGHGYQRLGQLQAQLGVPLPLPATWQFTTLAGVTRADYLTLADFDGTTFEWRGQLVYRDGGHYASASLGLHNDRAAGPRPGGDRHGNLATLLWRRPLPAGLTGELAYTRQQWRGSSAYAPDLIDQVRDQRTQTLRASLSYAINRSHKVVLDLRKIRNDENIALFRYISGQAQLSWQWAAP from the coding sequence ATGAAAGCCGGATTGGCAGCATCGGCCTTGTGCTGCATCCTGGCCGGGCCCGTGGCCGCCCAGGGCGGGGGCGGCACGGTCGACGCCATGTACCGCGATGCCCTGCGCGCGATCGCCGAAGGCCGCAATACCGACGCCAGCGATACGCTGCGCACCGTGGTGGCACTGGACCCGCTGCACGCCGGCGCATGGCTCGACCTGGCGCTGGTGCAGTGCGAGCTGGGCAGGGCCGACGAGGCGGAACGGCTGTTTGCCGCCATCCTTCGGCGCTTCGACCCGCCGCCCGGCATCCTGCAGCTGATCGGCGAGGCGCGCTCGCGCGGCTGCACCCGCTGGCGGCCGCGCAGCTACACGGCCGTGCAGATCGGCCGCGGCATCGACCAGAATGTCAACCAGGGCACCAGCAATCCGCTGTACGACGTCGGCGACGGCAGCGAAGCGTCGCTGCAGTCGGCGCTGTCGTCGGAATTCCTGCCCCGGCACGACCAGTACACCGCGCTCTCGGTCGACACCATGCGCGACCTCACGCCGAACGGCACGCTGGGCTATGTCCAGCTGCAGAGCCGCCGTCACGACCGCATGCGCGACTACGACAGCACCGCCCTGTTCCTCGGCGCCGAAACGCCGTGGCGGCGCGGCCGCTGGACCATGCGCGCCAGCGTGCAGGGCGGCTTCGTCACGCTCGGCGGCCACGGCTACCAGCGCCTGGGGCAGCTGCAGGCGCAGCTCGGCGTCCCCCTGCCGCTGCCGGCAACGTGGCAGTTCACCACCCTGGCCGGGGTGACGCGCGCCGACTACCTCACCCTGGCCGATTTCGACGGCACCACGTTCGAATGGCGCGGCCAGCTGGTGTACCGCGACGGCGGCCATTACGCCAGCGCGAGCCTGGGCTTGCACAACGACCGCGCGGCCGGCCCCCGGCCGGGCGGCGACCGGCACGGCAATCTGGCCACCCTGCTGTGGCGGCGCCCGCTGCCGGCAGGTCTGACCGGGGAACTGGCCTACACCCGTCAGCAATGGCGCGGCAGCTCGGCGTATGCGCCCGACCTGATCGACCAGGTGCGCGACCAGCGCACCCAGACCCTGCGTGCCTCGCTGTCGTATGCGATCAACCGCAGCCACAAGGTGGTGCTGGACCTGCGCAAGATCCGCAACGACGAGAACATCGCCCTGTTCCGCTATATCAGCGGGCAGGCCCAGCTGAGCTGGCAATGGGCCGCGCCCTGA
- a CDS encoding HlyD family type I secretion periplasmic adaptor subunit, with amino-acid sequence MKAITTKKNAATEVIAHDVEPLTVHTDPTAYSRFGWLVVLLGVGGFLLWALLAPLDKGVPMVGSVVAEGNRKAIQHLTGGTIRRILVQEGSVVKAGQPVVEMDSVQATSQLETARAQYIAARTTEARLLAERDGLKSVDFPAELEGMKNDPRVVESMALQRQLFTSRQLALQSELSAYEENIAGLKLQSAGVEQSRESKKEQLAILKEQLGGLRDLAKEGFVARNRLLDVERTYAQVSGAISEDIGNIGRAKRQIMELTLRRTQRIQDYQKEVRTQLAEVQKEAEALASRMDALQYDVNNTIVRSPADGVVVGLAVFTHGGVVGPGAHLMDVVPSDAALIVEGQLAVNLIDRVHPGLPVELIFSAFNVNKTPHIPGLVTTVAADRTVDEKTGNAYYSVKAKVTPEGQRLIAQKKLDIVPGMPVELFVKTGERSMMSYLLKPLIDRANTSLSEE; translated from the coding sequence ATGAAAGCGATCACCACCAAGAAGAATGCGGCAACCGAAGTCATCGCGCATGACGTCGAACCGCTGACCGTCCACACCGACCCGACCGCATACAGCCGGTTCGGCTGGCTCGTCGTCCTGCTGGGCGTGGGCGGCTTCCTGCTGTGGGCACTGCTGGCGCCGCTGGACAAGGGCGTGCCCATGGTCGGCAGCGTGGTCGCCGAGGGCAACCGCAAGGCCATCCAGCACCTTACCGGGGGCACCATCCGGCGCATCCTCGTGCAGGAAGGTTCCGTGGTCAAGGCCGGGCAGCCGGTGGTCGAAATGGATAGCGTGCAGGCCACCTCGCAGCTGGAAACGGCGCGCGCCCAGTACATTGCCGCGCGCACGACCGAGGCCCGCCTGCTGGCCGAACGCGACGGGCTCAAGTCCGTCGACTTCCCGGCGGAGCTGGAAGGCATGAAGAACGACCCCCGCGTGGTGGAAAGCATGGCGCTGCAGCGCCAGCTGTTCACCTCGCGCCAGCTGGCATTGCAAAGCGAACTGTCGGCCTACGAAGAGAACATCGCCGGCCTGAAGCTGCAATCGGCCGGGGTGGAGCAGTCGCGCGAGAGCAAGAAGGAGCAACTGGCGATCCTGAAGGAGCAGCTGGGCGGCCTGCGCGACCTGGCCAAGGAAGGGTTCGTGGCCCGCAACCGGTTGCTGGACGTGGAGCGCACGTATGCGCAGGTCAGCGGTGCGATTTCCGAAGATATCGGCAACATTGGCCGCGCCAAGCGCCAGATCATGGAGCTGACGCTGCGCCGCACGCAGCGCATACAGGATTACCAGAAGGAAGTCCGCACCCAGCTCGCCGAAGTGCAGAAGGAAGCGGAAGCGCTGGCCAGCCGCATGGATGCGCTGCAATACGACGTGAACAACACGATCGTGCGCTCGCCCGCCGATGGCGTCGTCGTCGGCCTGGCAGTGTTCACCCACGGCGGCGTGGTCGGGCCGGGCGCGCACCTGATGGACGTGGTGCCCAGCGATGCCGCCCTGATCGTGGAAGGCCAGCTGGCGGTCAACCTGATCGACCGCGTGCACCCGGGCCTGCCGGTCGAGCTGATCTTCTCGGCATTCAATGTCAACAAGACGCCGCATATTCCCGGCCTGGTCACGACCGTCGCGGCCGACCGGACCGTCGACGAAAAGACGGGTAACGCGTACTACAGCGTGAAAGCGAAGGTGACGCCCGAGGGCCAGCGCCTGATCGCCCAGAAAAAGCTCGACATCGTGCCCGGCATGCCCGTGGAACTCTTCGTGAAGACCGGCGAACGGTCGATGATGAGCTACCTGCTCAAGCCGCTGATCGACCGCGCCAACACCTCGCTTTCGGAGGAGTGA
- a CDS encoding Crp/Fnr family transcriptional regulator: MTATSPSAEIPVPARGKGELKIHLRNIPLLANLTEEEMQRVKADLRVRAYAKRDVIWHKDGGGDGLLFLLTGQLQVIDIAEDGRAIGLRALAPGDFFGEIALINNAPRSASVVAMTPVLVGFLPAPTALHLFSHSPSVARQMLQHLAQKIQRDSELRALLSINNTTRRIFTYLSLMVRRDAQGLPVVENLPTHQDIANMINTSRETVTRALLALAQQGIIEKEQHRLVIRDPEALRRLVHSS, translated from the coding sequence ATGACAGCCACCAGTCCCTCAGCCGAGATCCCCGTTCCAGCGCGTGGCAAGGGCGAGCTGAAGATCCACCTGCGCAATATCCCCTTGCTGGCCAACCTGACGGAAGAGGAAATGCAGCGGGTCAAGGCCGACCTGCGCGTGCGCGCGTACGCCAAGCGCGACGTGATATGGCACAAGGACGGTGGCGGCGATGGCCTGTTGTTCCTGCTGACCGGGCAGCTGCAGGTGATCGACATTGCCGAGGATGGGCGCGCAATCGGCCTGCGCGCGCTGGCGCCCGGCGACTTCTTCGGCGAAATCGCGCTGATCAACAATGCTCCCCGCTCCGCTTCCGTGGTGGCGATGACGCCGGTGCTGGTAGGCTTCCTCCCGGCGCCGACGGCGCTGCACCTGTTTTCGCACTCGCCCTCGGTGGCGCGCCAGATGCTGCAGCACCTGGCGCAGAAGATCCAGCGCGATTCGGAATTGCGCGCCCTGCTCAGCATTAACAACACGACCAGGCGCATCTTCACCTATCTGTCGCTGATGGTGCGGCGCGATGCGCAGGGCCTGCCGGTGGTGGAAAACCTGCCCACCCACCAGGACATCGCCAACATGATCAACACGAGCCGCGAAACGGTCACGCGCGCGCTGCTGGCGCTGGCCCAGCAGGGCATCATCGAAAAGGAGCAGCACCGCCTCGTGATCCGCGATCCCGAGGCGCTGCGCCGCCTGGTACACAGTTCCTAG
- a CDS encoding sulfurtransferase, producing the protein MQASTPGAPAPAGAVPAHPAAQATGPFVNIAAYKFITLDNLDVLRPQYQDITQRLGLKGTILLTPEGINMFLSGTRENIDEFLAWVRADARLADLEVKESLSAEQSHKRMLVKIKAEIITMRMPLIKPELGRAPFVEAKTLKRWLDQGHDDDGKPVVMVDTRNDFEVDVGTFDNTVDYRIKKFTEFPQVIEEHKADFEGKTVVTFCTGGIRCEKAAIHMQNIGYDNVYQLEGGILKYFEEVGGAHYTGDCFVFDYRTALNPKLEPTETVQCFACRAVVTPRQQLAPEYVYGVSCPHCHDKTTA; encoded by the coding sequence ATGCAAGCTAGCACTCCCGGCGCCCCCGCCCCGGCCGGCGCCGTTCCGGCACATCCGGCGGCGCAGGCCACCGGCCCCTTCGTCAACATCGCCGCCTACAAGTTCATCACGCTGGACAATCTCGACGTCCTGCGTCCGCAGTACCAGGACATCACGCAGCGCCTCGGCCTGAAGGGCACGATCCTGCTGACACCCGAGGGCATCAATATGTTCCTCTCCGGCACCCGGGAAAACATCGACGAGTTCCTTGCCTGGGTGCGCGCCGACGCGCGCCTGGCCGACCTGGAAGTGAAGGAAAGCCTGTCGGCCGAGCAGTCGCACAAGCGCATGCTGGTCAAGATCAAGGCCGAGATCATCACGATGCGCATGCCGCTGATCAAGCCCGAACTGGGCCGCGCCCCGTTCGTGGAAGCGAAGACCCTGAAGCGCTGGCTGGACCAGGGGCATGACGACGACGGCAAGCCGGTGGTGATGGTGGACACGCGCAACGACTTCGAAGTGGACGTGGGCACGTTCGACAACACGGTCGACTACCGCATCAAGAAGTTCACCGAATTCCCGCAGGTGATCGAAGAGCACAAGGCCGATTTCGAAGGCAAGACCGTGGTGACGTTCTGCACCGGCGGCATCCGCTGCGAAAAGGCGGCGATCCACATGCAGAACATCGGCTACGACAATGTGTACCAGCTCGAGGGCGGCATCTTGAAATACTTCGAGGAAGTGGGCGGCGCGCACTACACGGGCGATTGCTTCGTGTTCGACTACCGCACGGCCCTCAACCCGAAGCTGGAGCCGACCGAAACGGTGCAATGCTTCGCCTGCCGCGCCGTCGTCACCCCGCGCCAGCAACTGGCGCCGGAATATGTGTATGGGGTTTCGTGCCCGCATTGCCACGACAAGACGACGGCCTGA
- a CDS encoding PEP-CTERM sorting domain-containing protein, with amino-acid sequence MRNIFKNILLAGGLLLGMQTAAHAGPILVVTNGILMGAQGVEFDGHTYDVSFSDARPTTGNLGFFNFDDSYAAADALDRLVFQGVYDTSPGRTNGCSNPLSCLVVTAYDFSFLGVHGVGFTNTSTRYVDPIIPYIVVGNAAKGAGVTYAHWSLQEERQAVPEPSSLLLAGIGLAAMLAPRLRRRGAAAVA; translated from the coding sequence GTGCGAAACATCTTCAAGAATATCCTCCTTGCCGGCGGCTTGCTGCTGGGCATGCAAACCGCGGCCCACGCGGGACCGATCCTCGTCGTCACGAACGGCATCCTGATGGGTGCGCAGGGCGTGGAATTCGACGGGCATACTTATGACGTGTCGTTCTCGGATGCGCGCCCGACCACCGGCAACCTGGGATTTTTCAATTTCGACGACAGCTATGCCGCCGCCGATGCCCTCGACAGGCTCGTGTTCCAGGGGGTGTATGACACATCGCCGGGCCGGACGAACGGCTGCTCGAACCCGCTCAGCTGCCTGGTCGTGACGGCCTACGACTTCAGCTTCCTGGGCGTCCACGGCGTGGGCTTCACGAACACCTCCACGCGCTATGTCGACCCGATCATTCCGTATATCGTGGTCGGCAATGCCGCCAAGGGGGCCGGCGTGACTTACGCGCACTGGTCGTTGCAGGAAGAGCGCCAGGCCGTGCCGGAACCATCCTCGCTGCTGCTGGCCGGCATCGGCCTGGCCGCGATGCTCGCGCCGCGCCTGCGGCGCCGCGGCGCGGCCGCTGTTGCATAG
- the gmd gene encoding GDP-mannose 4,6-dehydratase — protein MNNTKRVLVTGISGQDGAYLAQLLLEKGYEVTGTFRRTSSVNFWRIEELGIQNHSNLKLVEHDLTDLSSSIRLLQNGQFHEIYNLAAQSFVGVSFEQPVTTAEITGIGAVNLLEAIRIVDPKIRFYQASTSEMFGKVQAIPQKEDTPFYPRSPYGVAKLYAHWMTVNYRESYGIFGSSGILFNHESPLRGREFVTRKITDSVAKIKLGKLEVLELGNLDAKRDWGFAKEYVEGMWRILQADRPDTYVLATNRTETVRDFVTMAFKAAGIAIRWHGSGENETGHEVGNDGQAGKVLVRISPKYYRPAEVDLLIGDPAKAKKELGWEPKTTLEELCQMMVEADLRRNTAGFSF, from the coding sequence ATGAATAACACGAAACGCGTCCTGGTCACGGGCATTTCCGGTCAGGACGGTGCTTACCTGGCACAGCTGCTGCTCGAAAAAGGTTACGAGGTCACGGGCACGTTCCGCCGCACCAGCTCGGTCAACTTCTGGCGCATCGAAGAACTGGGCATCCAGAACCACTCGAACCTGAAGCTGGTCGAGCACGACCTGACCGACCTGTCGTCGTCGATCCGCCTGCTGCAGAACGGCCAGTTCCACGAGATCTACAACCTGGCGGCGCAAAGCTTCGTGGGCGTGTCGTTCGAGCAACCGGTCACCACGGCCGAGATCACCGGCATCGGCGCCGTCAACCTGCTCGAGGCGATCCGCATCGTCGACCCGAAGATCCGCTTCTACCAGGCATCGACCTCGGAAATGTTCGGCAAGGTGCAGGCGATCCCGCAGAAGGAAGACACGCCGTTCTACCCGCGCAGCCCGTATGGCGTGGCCAAGCTGTATGCGCACTGGATGACGGTGAACTACCGCGAGTCGTACGGCATCTTCGGTTCCTCGGGCATCCTGTTCAACCACGAGTCGCCGCTGCGCGGCCGCGAGTTCGTCACGCGCAAGATCACCGACTCGGTGGCCAAGATCAAGCTGGGCAAGCTCGAGGTGCTGGAACTGGGCAACCTGGACGCCAAGCGCGACTGGGGCTTCGCCAAGGAATACGTGGAAGGCATGTGGCGCATCCTGCAGGCCGACCGGCCGGACACCTATGTGCTGGCCACCAACCGCACCGAGACCGTGCGCGATTTCGTGACGATGGCCTTCAAGGCGGCCGGCATCGCGATTCGCTGGCATGGCAGCGGCGAGAATGAAACGGGCCACGAAGTGGGGAACGACGGGCAGGCCGGCAAGGTGCTGGTACGCATCAGCCCGAAATACTACCGCCCGGCCGAGGTGGACCTGTTGATCGGCGACCCGGCCAAGGCGAAGAAGGAACTGGGCTGGGAACCGAAGACCACGCTGGAAGAGCTGTGCCAGATGATGGTCGAGGCCGACCTGCGCCGCAATACCGCCGGCTTCTCGTTCTGA
- a CDS encoding ABC transporter permease has translation MKAFALARAAWSYRGFIAGSVRREFQAKYGNAVLGAAWTLLQPLAMIVVYTVIFAEVMHTKLPGNTSTFAYSIYLCAGILTWGLFAEILSRAQTMFIDNAGLIKKISFPRICLPVIVVLSALLNFAIIFGLFTAFLVISGTFPGLVFAAILPVLLVQVLLAVGLGLLVGLLNVFFRDVGQLFSILLQFWFWFTPVVYPTSILPDPIRELLVWNPMAAVVGAYQTILVDARAPDWASLLPATIAALVLCVLGLHTFRRRAGEMVDEL, from the coding sequence ATGAAGGCGTTCGCCCTGGCGCGCGCGGCGTGGTCGTATCGCGGCTTCATCGCCGGCAGCGTGCGGCGGGAATTCCAGGCAAAGTATGGCAATGCGGTGCTCGGCGCGGCGTGGACGCTGCTCCAGCCGCTGGCGATGATCGTGGTCTACACGGTCATCTTTGCCGAGGTCATGCACACCAAGCTGCCCGGCAACACGTCGACCTTCGCCTACAGCATCTACCTGTGCGCCGGCATCCTCACCTGGGGCCTGTTCGCGGAAATCCTGTCGCGCGCGCAAACGATGTTCATCGACAATGCGGGCCTGATCAAGAAAATCAGCTTCCCGCGCATCTGCCTGCCCGTCATCGTGGTGCTGTCCGCCCTATTGAACTTCGCCATCATCTTCGGCCTGTTCACGGCCTTCCTCGTCATCTCCGGCACATTCCCGGGGCTCGTGTTCGCCGCGATCCTGCCCGTGCTGCTGGTGCAGGTGTTGCTCGCGGTCGGCCTGGGCCTGCTGGTCGGCCTCCTCAACGTATTCTTCCGCGACGTGGGCCAGCTGTTCTCCATCCTGCTGCAATTCTGGTTCTGGTTCACGCCGGTGGTCTATCCCACGTCCATCCTGCCGGACCCGATCCGCGAGCTGCTGGTGTGGAATCCGATGGCGGCCGTGGTCGGCGCCTACCAGACGATCCTCGTCGACGCGCGCGCGCCGGACTGGGCATCGCTGCTGCCCGCCACGATCGCCGCCCTGGTGCTGTGCGTGCTGGGCTTGCACACGTTCCGGCGCCGCGCCGGTGAAATGGTGGATGAATTATGA